The following coding sequences lie in one Musa acuminata AAA Group cultivar baxijiao chromosome BXJ3-1, Cavendish_Baxijiao_AAA, whole genome shotgun sequence genomic window:
- the LOC135628920 gene encoding hydroquinone glucosyltransferase-like — MTSQEKSLEKHQQPAAAMEVEVEAEVEGGVDLSPHVVMLSSPGMGHLIPLAEFARRLAVHHGFSVTLIATADFASSSVHRVFVDSLPPGVAFVTLPPVDVPDGMDITATISLTIVESLPALRRIVSGLKRTARLVAFVADLFGTDTFDLASEFGIPPFIFFASNLFLLSLSLHLPALHETMPRLPDPVTLPGCLPMHWADLPIVVKDWTTEEFTWLLHHLKRYEKAEGILVNSFQEMEPETAAVLKEKKPGQPPIHLIGPLVQNGGSSWSPEESLCLKWLDEQPDASVVYVSLGSLGVLSREQIKEMALGLEMSGHGFLWVVKSPAAEEGAAGGSNADPESYLPKCFLERTKGTGLVVSFWAPQVRILSHRAVGGFLTHCGWSSTLESAVHEVPMIAWPLYAEQRMNALMLADRLKVALRVKAGEDGVVRREEISAAVAELMEGEEGRAARERVRQLQVAATAAAAVGGTSHEALAEVVAKWKDSS, encoded by the coding sequence ATGACGAGCCAAGAGAAGAGCCTGGAGAAGCATCAACAGCCAGCAGCAGCAATGGAGGTCGAAGTGGAAGCGGAAGTGGAAGGAGGTGTCGATCTCTCGCCCCACGTAGTCATGCTGTCGAGCCCCGGCATGGGCCACCTGATCCCGCTCGCCGAGTTCGCGAGGCGCCTTGCCGTCCATCACGGCTTCTCCGTCACCCTCATCGCCACCGCCGACTTCGCCTCCTCCTCCGTCCACCGGGTCTTCGTTGACTCTCTCCCGCCCGGCGTCGCCTTCGTCACCCTCCCCCCCGTTGACGTCCCCGATGGCATGGACATCACCGCCACAATCTCTCTCACCATAGTCGAATCGCTTCCCGCCCTCCGCCGCATCGTCTCAGGGCTGAAACGGACTGCCCGCCTCGTGGCGTTCGTCGCGGATCTCTTCGGCACCGACACCTTCGACCTCGCGAGCGAGTTCGGCATTCCTCCCTTCATCTTCTTCGCCTCCAACCTATTCCTCTTGTCCTTGTCCCTCCACCTGCCCGCACTCCACGAGACCATGCCGCGGCTTCCTGACCCCGTCACGCTGCCAGGATGCCTCCCGATGCATTGGGCCGACCTCCCGATCGTGGTGAAGGACTGGACGACCGAAGAGTTTACGTGGCTGTTGCACCATCTGAAGCGTTACGAGAAAGCCGAAGGGATTCTGGTGAACAGCTTCCAGGAGATGGAGCCGGAGACGGCAGCGGTGTTGAAAGAGAAGAAGCCCGGCCAGCCGCCAATCCACCTGATCGGGCCGCTCGTGCAAAATGGGGGGTCGAGTTGGAGCCCGGAAGAGTCGCTGTGCTTGAAGTGGTTGGACGAACAACCAGATGCGTCCGTGGTGTATGTTTCTTTGGGTAGCCTCGGAGTGTTGAGCCGCGAACAGATCAAGGAGATGGCTCTCGGGCTGGAGATGAGCGGCCATGGGTTCCTCTGGGTGGTCAAAAGCCCAGCAGCAGAAGAGGGCGCCGCCGGAGGCAGCAACGCTGACCCGGAGAGCTACTTGCCCAAATGCTTCTTGGAGAGGACGAAGGGAACGGGGTTGGTGGTGTCATTCTGGGCGCCGCAGGTCCGGATCCTGAGCCACCGGGCGGTGGGGGGCTTCCTGACACACTGCGGGTGGAGCTCGACGTTGGAGAGCGCCGTGCACGAGGTGCCCATGATCGCGTGGCCGCTGTACGCGGAGCAGCGGATGAACGCCCTGATGCTGGCGGACAGGCTGAAGGTGGCGCTGAGGGTCAAAGCAGGGGAGGACGGCGTCGTCCGGAGGGAGGAGATTTCGGCGGCGGTGGCCGAGTTGATGGAGGGGGAGGAAGGCCGGGCGGCGAGGGAAAGGGTGAGGCAACTCCAGGTGGCAGCCACAGCGGCCGCTGCCGTAGGTGGGACTTCCCACGAGGCCCTCGCGGAGGTAGTCGCCAAATGGAAGGATTCGTCTTGA
- the LOC135628467 gene encoding UDP-glycosyltransferase 88B1-like: MFAAEERKRGAVVLYPSPGMGHLVSMMELGKLFVLHGMAVAVVTVDPPYNTGSTAAFISRASAANPSITFHRLPPVALPPNPSPNHEALAFDLLRLSNANLLNFLRDTAPRAIVVDLFCSFALDVAAELCIPCYAFFTSGASALATFFYIPTLHSTTVKSFRELGSAPLLVPGIPPLPADHMPLPMLDREDEAYKGFLDACSRFPGAHGIIVNTFDALEPRALEAIAAGRCVTDGRATPPIYSIGPLITSDGREKANRAECFEWLDAQPRNSVVFLCFGSLGLFTAAQLKEIAAGLERSRQRFLWVVRSPPSNDPAKRYERPLEPDLDALLPEGFLERTSERGLVVKSWAPQVEVLSHDSVGGFVTHCGWNSVLEAIVAEVPMVGWPLYAEQKMNKVFLTEEMRLAVAMDGYEGELVSAEEVEAKVRWLMESEGGQQLRERTAAMKERAAEALREGGSSHSALAKLVGQLKGEVRGR; this comes from the coding sequence atGTTTGCTGCGGAAGAGAGGAAGCGGGGAGCAGTGGTGCTGTACCCGTCGCCGGGGATGGGCCACCTGGTGTCCATGATGGAGCTCGGAAAGCTCTTCGTCCTCCACGGAATGGCCGTCGCCGTCGTCACCGTCGACCCACCTTACAACACCGGCTCCACCGCGGCCTTCATTTCCCGAGCCTCCGCCGCCAACCCCTCCATTACCTTCCACCGCCTTCCCCCCGTCGCCCTCCCCCCCAACCCCTCCCCCAACCACGAGGCCCTCGCCTTCGACCTCCTCCGCCTCTCCAACGCAAATCTCCTCAACTTCCTCCGCGACACCGCCCCCAGAGCCATCGTCGTCGACTTGTTCTGCAGCTTCGCCCTCGACGTTGCCGCTGAGCTCTGCATCCCCTGCTACGCCTTCTTTACCTCCGGCGCTAGCGCCCTCGCCACTTTCTTCTACATCCCGACGTTGCACTCCACCACAGTCAAGAGCTTCAGGGAGCTCGGCAGCGCCCCGCTGCTGGTCCCCGGGATCCCGCCATTGCCCGCTGACCACATGCCGCTCCCAATGCTGGACCGCGAGGACGAGGCCTACAAGGGGTTCCTCGACGCCTGCTCCCGCTTTCCGGGCGCCCACGGCATCATCGTCAACACGTTCGACGCGCTCGAGCCGCGGGCGCTCGAAGCCATCGCCGCTGGTCGCTGCGTCACGGACGGCCGGGCGACTCCTCCCATCTACTCCATCGGACCTCTGATCACGTCGGACGGGAGGGAGAAGGCCAACAGGGCGGAGTGCTTCGAGTGGCTCGACGCTCAGCCCCGAAACAGCGTGGTCTTCCTTTGCTTCGGTAGCCTGGGCTTGTTCACAGCCGCGCAGCTGAAGGAGATCGCCGCGGGGCTCGAGCGAAGCAGGCAGAGGTTCCTGTGGGTGGTGCGGAGCCCGCCGAGTAACGACCCGGCGAAGCGTTACGAGCGGCCGCTGGAGCCGGACCTCGACGCGCTGCTGCCGGAAGGTTTCCTGGAGCGGACAAGCGAGAGGGGTCTGGTGGTGAAGTCATGGGCGCCGCAGGTTGAGGTGCTGAGCCATGATTCGGTGGGGGGGTTCGTGACccactgcgggtggaactcggtGCTGGAGGCGATCGTCGCCGAGGTGCCGATGGTGGGGTGGCCACTGTACGCAGAGCAGAAGATGAACAAGGTGTTCCTGACGGAGGAGATGCGACTGGCGGTGGCGATGGACGGATATGAGGGGGAGCTGGTGTCAGCAGAGGAGGTGGAGGCCAAGGTTCGCTGGCTGATGGAGTCGGAGGGGGGCCAACAGCTGAGGGAAAGGACGGCGGCAATGAAGGAGAGAGCGGCGGAGGCGCTCAGAGAGGGGGGCTCGTCGCATTCGGCGCTGGCGAAGCTGGTGGGGCAGTTGAAAGGCGAGGTGCGTGGCCGCTGA
- the LOC103989463 gene encoding anthocyanidin 5,3-O-glucosyltransferase-like: MFAAEERKRGGVVLYPSPGMGHLVSMVELGKLFVLHGMAVTVVTVDPTYNTGSTAAFIARASAANPSITFHRLPPNHEALAFDLLRISNLNLLNFLRDAAPRAIVVDMFCSFVLDVAAELCIPCYTFFNSGASVLATFFYIPTLHSTTVKSFRELGSAQQMVPGIPPLPADHMPLPLLDREDEAYEWFLHVFSRWPDAHGIIVNTFDALEPRALEAIAAGRCVTDGRATPPIYSIGPMITSDWREKANRAECFEWLDVQPRHSVVFVYFGILGLFTAEQLKDIALGLERSGQRFLWVVRSPPSNDPAKRYERPPEPDLDALLPEGFLERTRERGLVVKSWAPQVEVLSHDSVGGFVTHCGWNSVLEAIVAEVPMVGWPLYAEQKMNKVFLTEEMRLAVAMDGYEGELVSAEEVEAKVRWLMESEAGRQLRARTAAMKERAVEAVKEGGSSHSALAKLVEQLKGDVRGR; the protein is encoded by the coding sequence atgtTTGCTGCGGAAGAGAGGAAGCGGGGAGGAGTGGTGCTGTACCCGTCGCCGGGGATGGGCCACCTGGTGTCCATGGTGGAGCTCGGTAAGCTCTTCGTCCTGCACGGCATGGCCGTCACCGTCGTCACTGTCGACCCAACTTATAACACCGGCTCCACAGCGGCCTTCATTGCCCGCGCCTCCGCTGCCAACCCCTCCATTACCTTCCACCGCCTCCCCCCCAACCACGAGGCCCTCGCCTTCGACCTCCTCCGCATCTCCAACTTAAATCTCCTCAACTTCCTCCGCGACGCCGCCCCCCGAGCCATCGTCGTCGACATGTTCTGCAGCTTCGTCCTCGACGTCGCAGCTGAGCTCTGCATCCCCTGCTACACCTTCTTTAACTCCGGCGCTAGCGTCCTCGCCACTTTCTTCTACATCCCTACGTTGCACTCCACCACAGTCAAGAGCTTCAGGGAGCTCGGCAGCGCCCAGCAGATGGTCCCCGGGATCCCGCCATTGCCAGCCGATCACATGCCGCTCCCATTGCTGGACCGCGAGGACGAGGCCTACGAGTGGTTCCTCCACGTCTTCTCCCGCTGGCCGGACGCCCACGGCATCATCGTCAACACGTTCGACGCGCTCGAGCCGCGGGCGCTCGAAGCCATCGCCGCTGGCCGCTGCGTCACGGACGGCCGGGCGACTCCTCCCATCTACTCCATCGGACCTATGATCACGTCGGATTGGAGGGAGAAGGCCAACAGGGCGGAGTGCTTCGAGTGGCTCGACGTTCAGCCCCGACACAGCGTGGTCTTCGTTTACTTCGGCATCCTGGGATTGTTCACAGCCGAGCAGCTGAAGGACATCGCCCTGGGTCTCGAGCGAAGCGGGCAGAGGTTCCTTTGGGTGGTGCGGAGCCCGCCGAGTAACGACCCGGCGAAGCGTTACGAGCGGCCGCCGGAGCCGGACCTGGACGCGTTGCTGCCGGAAGGTTTCCTAGAGCGGACAAGGGAGAGGGGTCTGGTGGTGAAGTCATGGGCGCCACAGGTGGAAGTGCTGAGCCACGATTCGGTGGGGGGTTTCGTGACCCATTGCGGGTGGAACTCGGTGCTGGAGGCGATCGTCGCCGAGGTGCCGATGGTGGGGTGGCCACTGTACGCAGAGCAGAAGATGAACAAGGTGTTCCTGACGGAGGAGATGCGGCTGGCTGTGGCGATGGACGGATACGAGGGGGAACTGGTGTCAGCAGAGGAGGTGGAGGCCAAGGTTCGCTGGCTGATGGAGTCGGAGGCCGGCCGGCAGCTGAGGGCAAGGACGGCGGCGATGAAGGAGAGAGCAGTGGAGGCGGTCAAAGAAGGCGGCTCGTCGCATTCGGCGCTGGCGAAGCTGGTGGAGCAGTTGAAAGGCGACGTGCGTGGCCGCTGA